From the Plodia interpunctella isolate USDA-ARS_2022_Savannah chromosome 5, ilPloInte3.2, whole genome shotgun sequence genome, one window contains:
- the LOC128670237 gene encoding zinc metalloproteinase nas-4-like translates to MKFVVLLCFVGFVVTCPVPETRTREDIDSFRTFLENTRKDDGKTLEERMAAIPKAKEWENSGKYQGDIILDDETIDGMVDAYMGRNAYIWPNSKWPADTVVWEFGEGEFDPMQQAAIIRGIEEIERNTCIKFRLRNPEEQNYVRLTGRSDGCYAHVGYWQTRGVHTYNLARNTPGNGCFRHTTIIHEWLHIIGLLHMQSTYNRDNYLDVKWENMWPGMEHNFDKYDTNVVSNHGLPYEYDSNMHYNGYGFSINGEPTLVPYYDYLKVMGQVQYVTSVDWLRVNRHYNCPGAWW, encoded by the exons ATGAAGTTTGTTGTATTGTTGTGTTTCGTAGGGTTTGTGGTTACCTGCCCTGTTCCTGAGACCAGGACCAGAGAAGATATAGACTCGTTTAGGACTTTCCTTGAAAATACTCGTAAAG acGATGGCAAGACCCTTGAGGAGCGTATGGCTGCCATCCCCAAGGCCAAAGAGTGGGAGAACAGCGGGAAATACCAGGGAGACATCATCTTAGACGACGAGACGATAGATGGCATGGTTGACGCCTACATGGGAAGGAATGCCTACATCTGGCCTAACTCTAAGTGGCCAGCTGACACTGTTGTGTGGGAATTCGGGGAAGGGGAATTTG ATCCCATGCAACAAGCAGCCATAATAAGGGGCATTGAGGAGATCGAGAGGAACACGTGCATTAAATTCCGACTAAGGAATCCAGAAGAACAGAACTACGTCAGACTTACg GGCCGATCAGATGGCTGCTACGCTCACGTGGGCTACTGGCAAACACGCGGCGTCCACACCTACAACCTGGCCAGGAACACACCAGGCAATGGGTGCTTCCGCCACACGACCATCATCCACGAGTGGCTGCATATCATCGGCCTTCTGCACATGCAGTCCACCTACAATAGGGACAACTACCTGGACGTCAAATGGGAGAACATGTGGCCag GTATGGAGCACAACTTCGACAAATACGACACCAACGTGGTCAGCAACCACGGCCTGCCTTATGAGTACGACAGCAACATGCATTATAACGGCTACGGCTTCAGTATCAATGGAGAACCCACCCTGGTCCcctattat GATTACCTGAAGGTGATGGGGCAGGTCCAGTACGTGACGTCCGTAGACTGGTTGAGGGTCAACAGACACTACAACTGCCCAGGCGCATGGTGGTAA